The genomic interval AACCGAGATGCCAAAGACCGACAACCGACCCGTGATCACCCTGGCCTGCACCGACTGCAAGCGCCGCAACTACGTGACCGAGAAGAACCGCACGAACGACCGCGACCGCCTGGAGCTGAAGAAGTACTGCCGCTGGTGCCGAGGCCACACCCTCCACCGAGAGACCCGCTGACGGTTCCGGGCCCCGAGGTAGCGCGGCCTCTATGCGTCGGGAGCCGGCCGAGCTGGGAGTGGCCTAGTTCGCGACGGCCGGGCGGTAGTTCGGGTCCAGGGCACCGGGGCGGAGGAGGCTTCCGGGGGTGGCCATGACCCTTTCGTACGC from Actinomycetota bacterium carries:
- the rpmG gene encoding 50S ribosomal protein L33; this translates as MPKTDNRPVITLACTDCKRRNYVTEKNRTNDRDRLELKKYCRWCRGHTLHRETR